The Streptomyces sp. V3I7 genome segment CGAGGAACTCCCCTGCGGGGACGGTCAGATCGACGGGGCCGACGGCGGTGACGGCGCCGTACCGGTGCGTGACCCGGTCGAGCCGTGCGGAGCCCGCACCGGTACGCGTGACGCTCGCGGGGGCGACGGTCTCACTGGAGGACATCGGGCAGCCCCTTCAGATAGAAGGCCTCGCGGATCGCGGCCTCGGACGGGGCCTTGTCGATCTGCTTCTGCTCGGCCAGGAAGCGGCCGGTGTCGCCGACGTAGGCCAGCAGCTTTCCCGGGCCGGCGGCGGTGCCCAGCCAGTCGGCGGACGCCACCTGCTCCGGGGAAAGGAACACGCCCTGGGCGAGCTGGGCCTCGGCGTCCGCGGTGCTGATGCCGAGCTCGGTGGCGACCGCCTTGGCCGAGCCGCCCGGATCGGACCGGAGCAGGCGCAGCCCCTGGGCCTGCGCCCGGCGCCAGACGTCGATCACGCGGGGGCTGCGGGCGATCAGGTCGTCGGAGACGACGGCCAGGTCCAGGGTCGGTCTGCCCGCGCGCCCGATCTCCTGGCTGCTGGTCAACTGGGTACCGGTCCGGCGCAGTTCGCCGAGGGTGGGCAGCCAGACGTAGGCGGCGTCGATGTCGCCGCGCTGCCAGGCGGCGAGGATCGCCTGCGGCTGCAGATCGACGAGCCGGACGTCCGAGGGCGTCAGACCGGCCGCCTTCAGCGCCGCGAGCAGGCTGTAGTGCGAGGTGGACGCGAACGGCGTGGCGATCGTCCTGCCGCGCAGCCCGGCGACCTCGCGTATTCCGGTCCGCCTGCGCGCCACGAGTGCCTCGTTCTCGCCCGCCACGTCGAGGATCCACGCGACCTTGTACGGGATCGGCGCCGGCCCGGACACGCCCCGGGCGAACGGGCTCGACCCCAGGGCGGCGATGTCCAGGGACCCGCCGAGGAAGGCCTGGTTGACCTCGGCACCGGAGTCGAACTTCACCCAGGTGATGTCGTGGTCCGGCAGGGCCTTCTCCAGCAGCCGCCGGTGTTTGACGATCAAGTCACCGCTGGGAAAGGCGAAATGACCGATGCGCAGCCGCCGGCCGTTGCCGGACGAGGCGGCCTCGCTGGGCGCCGAGCAGCCGGAGAGCGCGGCCGGTACGGCGGCGAGGGCGCCGGTGAGCAGCAGCCGGCGGGACGGGCCGTGAGGGATACGGGGCATGAGGCGACCGTTTCTGTGCAGAGGGGCTTCTTCCGCGGGCGGCGCGGGTGGCACGGGCGGTGTGGGCCGCGCGGGGCTCACGCGCGCCCGCGCCAGGGCAGGGCGGCGCTTTCCAGGCGCCGCAGCAGACCGTCGATGAGCAGTCCGGAGACGCCGATGGCGGTGATGCCGACGATGACCACCGGGGTGTTGTTGTAGTTGGCGGCGTCCTTGACCATGCCGCCGATGCCGGGCAGCCCGTTGACCAACTCGGCTGCCACGAGGGAGGAGTAGGCCACCCCGACGGCCAGGCGGACTCCGGTCAGCGTCTCCGGCAGCGCGGAGGGGAGCACGACGTCCCGGACGACGTCCCACCGCGAGGCGCCGAGCGCCCGGGCCGCCTCGACCAGGCTCTCCGGCACGGCCGCCACGGCCGCCGTGGTGGACACCGCCACCGGCGGGAACGCGGCCACGGCCAGCAGCGTGACCTTCGGCTCCTCGTCGATACCCAGCCAGATGACCAGCAGCGAGAAGTACGCCAGCGGCGGCAGCGTCCGCAGGAAGGTGATCCAGGGCTCGAACAGCGAGCGCACCCAGCCGACGGTGCCCATGAGCAGCCCGAGGACCACGCCGGCGGCGATGCCGGCGCCGGCCCCGATCGCGATGCGCCGCAGGCTGATGCCGAGGTGCTCGACGAGATAGGTGCCGTTGTAGCCCCGTACGCCGTCATGCGTCGTGGACACGGTCACGAAGGCGTCCCAGACCCGCCCCGGCGGCGGCACCAGCGTCGGACTCCACGCCCCGCCTGCCGCCAGCAGCTGCCAGAGGACGAGGAACAGCAGGAGG includes the following:
- a CDS encoding ABC transporter substrate-binding protein, which codes for MPRIPHGPSRRLLLTGALAAVPAALSGCSAPSEAASSGNGRRLRIGHFAFPSGDLIVKHRRLLEKALPDHDITWVKFDSGAEVNQAFLGGSLDIAALGSSPFARGVSGPAPIPYKVAWILDVAGENEALVARRRTGIREVAGLRGRTIATPFASTSHYSLLAALKAAGLTPSDVRLVDLQPQAILAAWQRGDIDAAYVWLPTLGELRRTGTQLTSSQEIGRAGRPTLDLAVVSDDLIARSPRVIDVWRRAQAQGLRLLRSDPGGSAKAVATELGISTADAEAQLAQGVFLSPEQVASADWLGTAAGPGKLLAYVGDTGRFLAEQKQIDKAPSEAAIREAFYLKGLPDVLQ
- a CDS encoding ABC transporter permease; translated protein: MSTLSRLDEAGPGAPPGERSRRPRPQVLAAVRQMALPFGSLLLFLVLWQLLAAGGAWSPTLVPPPGRVWDAFVTVSTTHDGVRGYNGTYLVEHLGISLRRIAIGAGAGIAAGVVLGLLMGTVGWVRSLFEPWITFLRTLPPLAYFSLLVIWLGIDEEPKVTLLAVAAFPPVAVSTTAAVAAVPESLVEAARALGASRWDVVRDVVLPSALPETLTGVRLAVGVAYSSLVAAELVNGLPGIGGMVKDAANYNNTPVVIVGITAIGVSGLLIDGLLRRLESAALPWRGRA